A region from the Haloarcula limicola genome encodes:
- a CDS encoding TspO/MBR family protein: MTATASFERGDLPGALLAVVLVNLVGAAPAALGGPDSAWFQGLTKPAIYPPSWAFGVVWTLLFTLMGVALYLVWRAEASRERRVALGLFVAQMAFNVAWTPVFFQAQNLALALAVIGALLALLVPTIAAFRRVDRRAGYLLVPYLLWVTFAAVLNYRFLALN; the protein is encoded by the coding sequence ATGACCGCGACAGCATCCTTCGAGCGTGGAGACCTTCCGGGCGCGCTCCTCGCCGTTGTCCTCGTCAACCTCGTCGGCGCGGCCCCCGCCGCCCTCGGCGGCCCGGACTCCGCGTGGTTCCAGGGCCTGACCAAACCCGCGATCTACCCGCCGTCGTGGGCGTTCGGCGTCGTCTGGACGCTGCTGTTCACGCTGATGGGCGTCGCGCTCTATCTCGTCTGGCGGGCGGAGGCGTCCCGCGAGCGCCGGGTCGCGCTCGGTCTGTTCGTCGCGCAGATGGCGTTCAACGTCGCGTGGACACCGGTGTTCTTCCAGGCGCAGAACCTCGCGCTGGCGCTCGCCGTCATCGGGGCGCTGCTCGCGTTGCTCGTTCCGACTATCGCTGCGTTCCGGCGCGTCGACCGCCGCGCCGGTTACCTGTTGGTTCCGTATCTCCTCTGGGTCACGTTCGCCGCCGTCCTGAACTACCGGTTCCTCGCGCTGAACTAG
- a CDS encoding phosphatase PAP2 family protein, which produces MVADGRAIGITEFVQIHEGPLLVLFALLTQLSDVWFLFLLGGVLYITGDELPHWGIDRRRGLFMLALVIAYIALIGVLKNFFLLPRPPGAAEAPIVRWLPSAVRPVFVSTATADGPGFPSGHAFGSVLFWGGLALVLDRWKRRTRLVIASGIVLLVSFSRLALGVHYAVDIVVGIALGALVLGAFYWATDRGTDPGRLLLITAGIGILGLPLSVSFDSVAAVGGAVGGWLVWWRVAEATPAHPTERREVVAGFAVLGLAAGVFGALYALQPSLPLTFFGVAVAVGGTVGAPLLGERLT; this is translated from the coding sequence ATGGTAGCGGACGGCCGAGCCATCGGAATCACCGAGTTCGTGCAGATACACGAGGGGCCGTTACTCGTCCTCTTCGCGCTGCTCACGCAGTTGAGTGACGTCTGGTTTCTCTTTCTCCTCGGCGGCGTGCTCTACATCACCGGCGACGAACTGCCTCACTGGGGTATCGACCGACGTCGGGGGCTGTTCATGCTGGCGCTGGTCATCGCGTACATCGCCCTCATCGGCGTCCTGAAGAACTTCTTCTTGCTCCCGCGGCCCCCCGGCGCTGCCGAAGCACCGATCGTTCGATGGCTCCCCTCGGCGGTTCGGCCCGTATTCGTGAGTACGGCGACGGCAGACGGCCCCGGGTTCCCGAGCGGGCACGCGTTCGGCAGCGTGCTGTTCTGGGGCGGGCTGGCGTTGGTGCTTGACCGGTGGAAACGCCGAACGCGACTCGTCATCGCGAGCGGTATCGTGCTCCTGGTCTCGTTCTCGCGACTCGCGCTGGGAGTACACTACGCCGTCGACATCGTCGTCGGTATCGCTCTCGGCGCTCTGGTCCTCGGCGCGTTCTACTGGGCGACCGATCGGGGGACCGACCCGGGACGTCTCCTGTTGATCACGGCGGGGATAGGAATACTCGGACTGCCGTTGAGCGTGTCCTTCGACAGCGTCGCGGCGGTCGGTGGCGCGGTCGGGGGCTGGCTCGTGTGGTGGCGAGTCGCCGAGGCGACGCCGGCCCATCCGACCGAGCGACGGGAGGTAGTCGCCGGATTCGCGGTGCTGGGGCTCGCAGCCGGGGTCTTCGGTGCCCTCTACGCCCTCCAGCCGTCGCTTCCGCTGACCTTCTTCGGGGTGGCGGTCGCCGTCGGCGGAACGGTCGGTGCCCCGCTGCTCGGCGAACGGCTGACGTAG
- the priS gene encoding DNA primase small subunit PriS encodes MESRTQTYLRGRFGDHYRQADISPPPAANEREWGFIPWTDGPGETMVRHRSLLDLGDVEAFLGRKKPRHVYFSAGRYDDPSASSMGEKGWRSSDLVFDLDADHLPSVTLGEDTYAEMLAKCKDALFRLLDFLENDFGFEDLTVVFSGGRGYHVHVRDEGIRGLERDARREIVDYVRGIGLEFDELVDVETVAGTSGRSSPAEKRTLTTEGGWSARAHRHILAEVDRLREMDEDDAIARLRQYDGIGEGKATAALNAARDNYDRVAAGNIDVHSAFYQISKVLALEAVAADNAPIDEPVTTDTNRLIRLPGSLHGGSGLEVQRIDRDAIEAFDPLSDAVPETFRGHEITVEVTEGGLVEFDGDSFTVEAGHHTVPEHVGVFLMARGRAEKGAE; translated from the coding sequence ATGGAATCGCGGACGCAAACGTATCTCCGCGGCCGGTTCGGCGACCACTATCGACAGGCGGATATCTCGCCGCCGCCGGCCGCGAACGAGCGCGAGTGGGGGTTCATCCCGTGGACCGACGGCCCCGGCGAGACGATGGTCCGCCATCGCTCGCTGCTCGACCTCGGCGACGTCGAGGCGTTCCTCGGCCGCAAGAAGCCCCGCCACGTCTACTTCTCGGCGGGCCGGTACGACGACCCGAGCGCCTCGTCGATGGGCGAGAAGGGGTGGCGCTCCTCGGACCTCGTCTTCGACTTAGACGCCGACCACCTCCCGTCGGTCACGCTGGGCGAGGACACCTACGCCGAGATGCTCGCGAAGTGCAAGGACGCCCTCTTTCGCCTCTTGGACTTCCTTGAGAACGACTTCGGCTTCGAGGACCTGACCGTCGTCTTCTCGGGCGGCCGCGGCTACCACGTCCACGTCCGCGACGAGGGGATCCGCGGCCTCGAACGCGACGCGCGCCGCGAGATCGTCGACTACGTCCGGGGTATCGGACTGGAGTTCGACGAGCTCGTCGACGTGGAGACGGTGGCCGGCACGTCCGGTCGGTCCAGCCCCGCCGAGAAGCGGACGCTGACGACCGAGGGCGGGTGGAGCGCTCGCGCGCACCGCCACATCCTCGCCGAGGTCGACCGACTGCGCGAGATGGACGAGGACGACGCGATCGCCCGGTTGCGGCAGTACGACGGTATCGGCGAGGGGAAGGCGACCGCCGCGCTCAACGCCGCCCGGGACAACTACGACCGGGTGGCCGCCGGCAACATCGACGTCCACTCGGCGTTCTACCAGATCTCGAAGGTGCTGGCCCTCGAAGCGGTCGCCGCCGACAACGCCCCGATCGACGAACCTGTGACCACCGACACGAACCGCCTCATCCGCCTGCCGGGGTCGCTTCACGGCGGCAGCGGGCTCGAAGTCCAGCGCATCGATCGGGACGCGATCGAGGCGTTCGACCCGCTCTCCGACGCCGTGCCCGAGACCTTCCGGGGCCACGAGATCACCGTCGAAGTGACCGAGGGCGGCCTCGTCGAATTCGATGGGGATAGCTTTACGGTGGAGGCGGGTCATCACACAGTACCAGAGCACGTGGGCGTGTTCCTGATGGCCCGCGGTCGCGCTGAGAAGGGGGCAGAATGA
- a CDS encoding GNAT family N-acetyltransferase: MSVNIETRVIDRGSDEYVDAAWRLKETIRQEDGVLRQRRGFFRNAYRRSTVYLYLDRSTDALVGFAAVRRDGYILFLAVDRDYRGDGFGKRLIARVAEDYGSVTCHARSTNESALEFYKHIGFEVRRRIDNYYEDGGDAYYLKLGEQTIADKLSKFLRG; encoded by the coding sequence GTGAGCGTCAACATAGAGACACGGGTCATCGACCGGGGGAGCGACGAGTACGTCGATGCCGCGTGGCGGCTCAAGGAGACCATCCGACAGGAGGACGGCGTCCTCCGGCAGCGACGGGGATTCTTCCGGAACGCCTACCGACGCTCGACGGTCTACCTCTATCTCGACCGCTCTACGGACGCTCTCGTCGGCTTCGCGGCTGTCCGGCGGGACGGCTACATCCTCTTTCTGGCCGTCGACCGCGACTACCGCGGCGACGGCTTCGGCAAGCGTCTCATCGCGCGCGTCGCCGAGGACTACGGCAGCGTCACCTGTCACGCGCGCTCGACGAACGAGTCAGCCCTGGAGTTCTACAAGCACATCGGCTTCGAGGTGCGCCGTCGCATCGACAACTACTACGAGGACGGCGGCGACGCCTACTACCTCAAACTCGGCGAGCAGACGATCGCCGACAAGCTCTCGAAGTTCCTGCGCGGGTAG
- a CDS encoding DUF502 domain-containing protein: MADRRVPEQVAPTTVKKSVRQAFITGFAMMIPLIVTLLIIGFVVNSLSNVLDPVVAFTFRISGSEINPAETPAYLVKVLALVVFVAAMFCIGLIAERQPGGGRIEDVFDTMMKRIPAIGSLYRSFDEMSEMLLDNDTQSFKDVVLVEYPTRGSYTVAFVTASTPRSIEDATDNEEMVTLFMPMAPNPVMGGYVIHVDIDRVYDADMTVEEGVRSIVTSGVAIGEGNISRPIGESTSVPGVGHPAEAQYRPSDATREPTPRTGISKREDAYSDDVSPEHADTPEGVARQHTEDTPTTRDAEYPSDLERGEGTIGNDADHPGEIDRSDTTVGRDASRPEDIERGDGTIGDDADRPADVERGEGTLGDDADHPEDIEADEGSGEEQG, translated from the coding sequence ATGGCTGATAGGAGGGTGCCCGAGCAGGTCGCGCCGACGACGGTGAAGAAGTCGGTTCGGCAGGCGTTCATCACGGGCTTTGCGATGATGATTCCGCTGATAGTCACGCTGCTCATCATCGGGTTCGTCGTCAACTCTCTCTCTAACGTGTTGGACCCGGTGGTCGCGTTCACGTTCCGGATATCGGGGTCGGAGATCAACCCCGCCGAGACGCCGGCGTATCTGGTGAAGGTGCTGGCGCTGGTCGTCTTCGTCGCCGCCATGTTCTGTATCGGCTTAATCGCGGAGCGCCAGCCCGGCGGCGGGCGCATCGAGGACGTCTTCGATACGATGATGAAGCGGATCCCGGCGATCGGGTCGCTGTATCGGAGTTTCGACGAGATGAGCGAGATGCTGCTCGACAACGACACGCAGAGCTTCAAGGACGTCGTCCTCGTCGAGTACCCGACGAGAGGGTCCTACACCGTCGCGTTCGTCACCGCGAGCACGCCCCGGTCCATCGAGGACGCGACGGACAACGAGGAGATGGTGACGCTGTTCATGCCGATGGCACCGAACCCGGTGATGGGCGGATACGTCATCCACGTCGACATCGACCGAGTGTACGACGCGGACATGACCGTCGAGGAGGGCGTCCGCTCTATCGTCACCAGCGGCGTCGCCATCGGCGAGGGGAACATCTCGCGGCCGATCGGCGAGTCGACCTCCGTCCCCGGCGTCGGTCACCCCGCGGAGGCCCAGTATCGGCCCTCGGACGCGACGCGGGAACCGACGCCGCGGACCGGCATCTCGAAGCGGGAAGACGCCTACAGCGACGACGTCTCCCCCGAACACGCGGACACGCCGGAGGGCGTCGCCCGCCAGCACACCGAGGACACGCCGACCACTCGCGACGCAGAGTACCCTTCCGACCTCGAACGCGGCGAGGGAACCATCGGGAACGACGCGGACCACCCCGGAGAGATCGACCGGAGCGACACGACGGTCGGGCGGGACGCCTCGCGCCCCGAGGACATCGAGCGAGGCGACGGGACCATCGGCGACGACGCCGACCGACCGGCGGACGTAGAGCGCGGCGAGGGGACCCTCGGCGACGACGCCGACCACCCCGAAGACATCGAGGCGGACGAGGGGAGCGGCGAGGAACAGGGTTAG
- a CDS encoding DoxX family protein, whose translation MVTRSIRGALGVALVVTVLSRPAAAHVDYVTDGPGAAMNALAFLLEVLSDPTNALLFGGVSVAGAVGVAAYLWVRPTITDVVVLREKLAGYADLVPWMLRLAGGLPLVGAGFQGYLFAPTVAFDLSANPLLRVLFIGLGFCVLFGLATRIVSAIGLLTYAWAFTVDPAVVLAVEYVPIFLSLLVVGGGRPSADDMLQDVASTPGTYYGRVDPIHHLKAFLDDATDPYRAYVPTILRVGMGVSFVYLGLFQKLADPGSALLVVAKYDLTAVVPVDPGLWVVGAGVTEMAVGLALIAGFFTRGAAAASFVLFTTTLFGLPDDPVLAHVTLFGMASAVFTMGAGPFSLDHRIGRPALKDDDETVSPAD comes from the coding sequence ATGGTCACTCGCTCGATACGCGGCGCGCTCGGTGTCGCGCTGGTGGTCACCGTTCTCAGCCGGCCCGCGGCGGCGCACGTAGACTACGTCACCGACGGCCCCGGCGCGGCGATGAACGCCCTCGCCTTCCTCCTCGAAGTCCTCTCCGATCCGACGAACGCGCTCCTCTTCGGCGGCGTCTCCGTCGCCGGCGCGGTCGGCGTCGCCGCGTATCTGTGGGTGCGGCCGACCATCACCGATGTCGTCGTCCTCCGGGAGAAACTCGCCGGCTACGCCGACCTCGTCCCGTGGATGCTCAGACTGGCCGGCGGCCTGCCGCTGGTCGGAGCCGGCTTCCAGGGCTACCTGTTCGCGCCGACGGTCGCCTTCGACCTGAGCGCGAACCCGCTCCTGCGGGTGCTGTTCATCGGGCTCGGGTTCTGCGTCCTCTTCGGCCTCGCGACGCGCATCGTCTCCGCTATCGGTCTCCTCACCTACGCGTGGGCGTTCACCGTCGACCCCGCCGTCGTCCTCGCCGTCGAATACGTCCCGATCTTCCTCTCCCTGCTCGTCGTCGGCGGCGGTCGCCCGAGCGCCGACGACATGCTACAGGACGTGGCGAGCACTCCGGGGACCTACTACGGCCGCGTGGACCCGATCCACCACCTGAAGGCGTTCCTCGACGACGCGACCGACCCGTACCGGGCGTACGTCCCGACGATTCTCCGAGTCGGAATGGGGGTCTCCTTCGTCTATCTGGGCCTGTTCCAGAAGCTCGCCGACCCGGGCAGCGCCCTGCTCGTCGTCGCGAAGTACGACCTCACCGCCGTCGTCCCGGTTGACCCCGGCCTCTGGGTCGTCGGTGCCGGCGTGACCGAGATGGCGGTCGGGCTCGCGCTGATCGCCGGCTTCTTCACCCGCGGCGCGGCCGCGGCGTCGTTCGTCCTGTTCACGACGACGCTGTTCGGTCTGCCGGACGACCCGGTGCTGGCCCACGTCACCCTCTTCGGGATGGCCTCGGCCGTCTTCACGATGGGTGCCGGGCCGTTCTCGCTGGACCACCGCATCGGCCGCCCGGCCCTGAAAGACGACGACGAGACGGTCTCGCCCGCCGACTGA
- a CDS encoding RtcB family protein — MNCLSGDTEVQLSHGRRIPIADLATRFEGEQAMVAGETITRSPIQLFTASGEQPVYEIETTTGRRIEATADHPFRTPDGMCPLNELEAGDEIAVRPFRGLEDEDPHGRTILTEADFADQHPQLVRALSQRGLLPLTTADESFHRLLKLVGFFTGDGSFGGEGQTWFYGDPTDLEQIRADVREIGFTPSKVYSRERSHDIEGKTFERTEYSFKTTSKALRLLLRKLGAPVGKKIESGFTTPWYFEHLTNWQKALYYSAYFGAEMSAPAAQHEKTLYCPKVSQNRTMETADAGRAFLRDLTTFLEDIGIETNAVEAFETDSNANRDVVRLRVGVKNNSVNLVRFFSTVGYRYNRSKQRKSAIAIQYLKTKGREIARREAIATEARTMADGGISIGEIKSAFEINERFIERSIWSGRSGRPRPGSEFPSFEEFRASCEVAEDMTIREGIVSIEPLGRKPVYDIGVEHEAHNFLANGFVVSNCGVRMLTTPLEYDDVRGHEEELVNRLFEAVPSGLGGGGVFEGTVEDVEAILERGMDWALEHGFATEADLEHCEDEGYRPEADAGVVSEKAKNRGKTQVGSLGSGNHFLEVQRVTDVYREDVAREFGLEAEQIVVLIHCGSRGLGHQVCTDYLRKIEQTHGDLLAELPDRELAAAPAGSQLADEYYRAMCAAINFAWTNRQLIMDRTRDVLTDVFDVRRDDLELLYDVAHNIAKKEVHTVDGEDRELYVHRKGATRAFPAGRPELPPAYADVGQPVIIPGSMGAGSYVLRGGERSMAETFGSTAHGAGRLMSRTQAKQEFWGEDVRDDLRERQQVYVKAQSGATVAEEAPGVYKDVDEVIRVSDALGIGERVARTFPVCNIKG; from the coding sequence ATAAACTGCCTTTCCGGTGATACAGAAGTACAACTCTCACACGGGCGCCGGATTCCGATCGCGGACCTCGCAACGCGGTTCGAAGGCGAACAGGCGATGGTCGCTGGCGAGACGATCACTCGATCCCCGATTCAACTGTTTACCGCCTCTGGTGAGCAGCCCGTATACGAGATCGAAACGACGACTGGAAGGCGAATCGAGGCGACGGCCGACCATCCGTTCCGTACGCCGGACGGCATGTGCCCCCTCAACGAACTCGAAGCCGGTGACGAGATTGCCGTTCGGCCGTTCCGGGGACTAGAAGACGAAGACCCGCACGGTCGAACCATCCTCACTGAAGCCGACTTCGCCGACCAGCATCCGCAACTCGTTCGAGCGTTGAGTCAACGCGGCCTTCTCCCGCTGACGACGGCCGACGAGAGTTTCCACCGTCTGTTGAAGCTCGTCGGATTCTTCACCGGTGATGGCTCGTTCGGTGGGGAAGGGCAGACGTGGTTCTATGGGGACCCGACTGATTTAGAGCAAATTCGCGCTGACGTACGAGAAATCGGGTTCACGCCCTCGAAAGTGTATTCCAGAGAGAGAAGCCACGATATCGAGGGCAAGACGTTCGAACGCACGGAATATAGCTTCAAGACGACATCCAAAGCGCTCCGGCTCCTTCTTCGGAAGCTCGGCGCACCTGTCGGAAAGAAGATCGAATCGGGATTCACCACGCCGTGGTACTTCGAGCACCTCACGAACTGGCAGAAGGCCCTGTACTACTCGGCATATTTCGGCGCTGAGATGAGTGCACCGGCAGCACAACACGAGAAGACCCTTTACTGTCCGAAGGTCTCGCAAAACCGCACCATGGAGACCGCAGACGCCGGTAGAGCGTTTTTGCGCGACCTCACGACCTTTCTCGAAGATATCGGTATCGAGACCAACGCTGTCGAAGCCTTCGAAACGGATTCGAACGCAAATCGAGATGTCGTTCGCCTCCGCGTCGGTGTCAAGAACAACTCCGTGAACCTCGTTCGCTTTTTCTCGACGGTCGGATACCGATACAACCGTTCGAAGCAGCGGAAATCAGCTATCGCTATCCAGTATTTGAAGACGAAAGGGCGAGAGATTGCGCGACGGGAAGCCATCGCCACGGAAGCGCGGACAATGGCGGATGGTGGGATATCGATCGGTGAAATCAAGTCCGCGTTCGAAATTAACGAGCGATTCATCGAGCGGAGTATCTGGAGCGGTCGGTCTGGTCGTCCGCGTCCGGGTTCTGAGTTCCCAAGTTTCGAAGAGTTTAGAGCTTCGTGTGAGGTCGCCGAAGACATGACTATTCGGGAGGGAATCGTCTCTATCGAGCCACTTGGCCGGAAACCCGTTTACGATATCGGTGTGGAACACGAGGCTCACAACTTCCTCGCAAACGGATTCGTCGTCTCTAACTGCGGCGTCAGAATGTTGACAACTCCCCTCGAATACGACGACGTTCGGGGCCACGAAGAGGAACTGGTGAATCGCCTCTTCGAGGCCGTCCCGTCGGGGCTGGGCGGCGGCGGCGTCTTCGAGGGGACCGTCGAAGACGTGGAGGCCATCCTCGAACGCGGGATGGACTGGGCCTTAGAGCACGGGTTCGCCACCGAGGCGGACTTAGAACACTGCGAGGACGAGGGGTACCGCCCGGAGGCCGACGCTGGCGTCGTCTCCGAGAAGGCCAAGAACAGAGGGAAGACGCAGGTCGGCTCGCTCGGGTCGGGCAACCACTTCCTGGAGGTCCAGCGCGTGACCGACGTCTACCGCGAGGACGTGGCGAGGGAGTTCGGGCTCGAAGCCGAGCAGATCGTCGTGCTCATCCACTGCGGATCGCGCGGACTCGGCCATCAGGTGTGTACCGACTACCTTCGGAAGATCGAGCAGACACACGGCGACCTGCTGGCGGAGCTACCGGACAGGGAACTGGCGGCCGCCCCCGCGGGGTCGCAGTTGGCCGACGAGTACTACCGCGCGATGTGCGCGGCCATCAACTTCGCGTGGACGAACCGGCAGCTCATCATGGACCGGACGCGGGACGTGCTGACCGACGTGTTCGACGTTCGGCGCGACGACCTCGAACTGCTGTACGACGTGGCGCACAACATCGCCAAGAAGGAGGTCCACACCGTCGACGGCGAGGACCGAGAACTCTATGTCCACCGGAAGGGCGCGACGCGGGCGTTCCCGGCCGGCCGACCCGAACTGCCGCCCGCTTACGCCGACGTGGGCCAACCGGTCATCATCCCCGGAAGCATGGGTGCAGGGTCGTACGTGCTCCGCGGCGGCGAGCGCTCGATGGCGGAGACGTTCGGGTCGACGGCCCACGGAGCGGGGCGGCTGATGAGTCGCACGCAGGCCAAACAGGAGTTCTGGGGCGAGGACGTGCGCGACGACCTGCGCGAACGACAGCAGGTCTACGTCAAGGCCCAGTCGGGCGCGACCGTCGCGGAGGAAGCGCCGGGGGTCTACAAGGACGTAGACGAAGTGATCCGCGTCTCGGACGCGCTGGGGATCGGCGAACGGGTCGCTCGGACGTTCCCGGTCTGTAACATCAAAGGGTGA
- a CDS encoding type IV pilin N-terminal domain-containing protein, translating into MRARSLDDDTVAMSESIGVAVLVGMTILVTAVVGLSVLVVDSDAGGGPQANFTYDYVESNELLIVTHSRGDALEAGRIEFEGPEATTTWAAVANRNETAMVEPGDLAQLSSGNAYGRRVSGRDTVTIYYNQSGNRTRLDRWNGG; encoded by the coding sequence ATGAGGGCGCGCAGTCTCGACGACGATACGGTCGCGATGTCCGAGTCCATCGGCGTCGCCGTCCTCGTCGGGATGACGATTCTCGTGACGGCGGTCGTCGGCCTGAGCGTCCTCGTCGTCGATTCCGACGCCGGAGGGGGGCCGCAGGCGAACTTCACCTACGACTACGTCGAGAGCAACGAACTGCTCATCGTCACCCACAGCCGCGGCGACGCGCTCGAAGCCGGGCGCATCGAGTTCGAGGGGCCGGAGGCCACGACGACGTGGGCCGCAGTGGCGAACCGCAACGAGACGGCGATGGTCGAACCCGGCGACCTCGCGCAGTTGAGCAGCGGCAACGCCTACGGCCGTCGGGTGAGCGGGCGGGACACCGTCACGATCTACTACAATCAGAGCGGCAATCGAACGCGGCTCGACCGATGGAACGGCGGGTGA
- a CDS encoding translation initiation factor eIF-2B — protein sequence MIDETVEEIEEMQTHGSSVVAIKAAKSLRALTEREFPTVEEYLRTLERNSNALRRANPSHASLYSTQHEIVEAVTDADPADVSTAKRLTLEAIESVVDEVESAKERAAARAATLIADDDVLLIHDYSSTVMTAIDDALAAGHSFEVYATESRPRYLGRKAARKLAERDGVDVTLIVDSAAGHFMPECDRVVVGMDCIVEDVLYNRVGTYPIATAANDTGVPVTVVGADSKYVDGAFAFENESRSPSEVLLEPAEGFDVANPAYDATPVKLLDSVVTDETIHEY from the coding sequence ATGATAGACGAGACAGTCGAGGAGATCGAGGAGATGCAGACGCACGGCTCCTCGGTCGTCGCCATCAAGGCGGCGAAGTCGTTGCGGGCGCTGACCGAACGGGAGTTCCCCACCGTCGAGGAGTACCTCCGCACGCTCGAACGCAACAGCAACGCTCTCCGGCGGGCGAACCCCTCGCACGCCTCGCTGTACAGCACGCAACACGAGATCGTCGAGGCGGTGACCGACGCCGACCCCGCCGACGTCTCGACGGCGAAGCGGCTCACGCTCGAAGCCATCGAGTCGGTCGTCGACGAGGTGGAGTCGGCGAAGGAGCGCGCCGCGGCGCGGGCCGCGACGCTCATCGCGGACGACGACGTGCTGTTGATCCACGACTACTCCTCGACGGTCATGACCGCGATCGACGACGCGCTGGCGGCCGGGCACTCCTTCGAAGTGTACGCCACGGAGTCCCGGCCGCGCTATCTCGGGCGGAAGGCCGCGCGGAAACTCGCCGAGCGCGACGGCGTGGACGTGACGCTCATCGTCGACAGCGCCGCCGGTCACTTCATGCCCGAGTGCGACCGCGTCGTCGTCGGCATGGACTGTATCGTCGAGGACGTGCTTTACAACCGAGTGGGGACGTACCCCATCGCCACGGCGGCCAACGACACGGGCGTCCCGGTGACGGTGGTCGGTGCCGACTCGAAGTACGTCGACGGCGCGTTCGCCTTCGAGAATGAGTCCCGCTCGCCGTCGGAAGTGCTGTTGGAACCGGCCGAAGGGTTCGACGTGGCGAACCCGGCCTACGACGCGACGCCGGTGAAGCTACTCGACTCCGTCGTCACGGACGAGACGATACACGAGTACTGA
- a CDS encoding proteasome assembly chaperone family protein encodes MATDETRTPRFEATAEPPEIETLVLGFSEYGLAGLTAVDYLIDQLSMTQVGHLEAGGPPLITPFENGVPRHHTRVYAHAETSLGVVISERFVPVPTAEAFADAVDALYAELEPSNLTILSGVPVAHGPEDHVPFYIATEDYRDRYLADTDVRSMGTGFLDGVTAELVSRGIEDDERPVGVFTTPAHPQAPDAAAAIRLVDALVRTHSIEVDTEPLEAFAANVEAQYRALAERIEAAEAEATPDDRMYM; translated from the coding sequence ATGGCGACAGACGAGACGCGGACGCCGCGCTTCGAAGCGACAGCCGAACCGCCCGAGATCGAGACGCTCGTCCTCGGGTTCAGCGAGTACGGGCTCGCCGGTCTGACCGCCGTCGACTACCTGATCGACCAGCTGTCGATGACGCAGGTCGGCCACCTCGAAGCGGGCGGGCCGCCGCTGATCACCCCGTTCGAGAACGGCGTTCCGCGCCACCACACGCGAGTGTACGCCCACGCCGAGACCTCGCTCGGCGTCGTCATCAGCGAGCGGTTCGTCCCGGTACCGACCGCCGAAGCGTTCGCCGACGCCGTCGACGCCCTCTACGCCGAACTCGAACCGTCGAACCTGACGATTCTCTCGGGGGTCCCCGTCGCGCACGGCCCGGAGGACCACGTCCCGTTCTACATCGCCACCGAGGACTACCGGGACCGCTACCTCGCCGACACCGACGTCCGTTCGATGGGGACCGGGTTCCTAGACGGCGTCACGGCCGAACTCGTCTCGCGCGGCATCGAGGACGACGAGCGTCCCGTCGGCGTCTTCACGACGCCCGCTCACCCGCAGGCCCCCGACGCCGCCGCCGCGATTCGCCTCGTGGACGCGCTCGTTCGCACCCACAGTATCGAAGTCGACACCGAACCCTTGGAGGCCTTCGCGGCGAACGTCGAGGCGCAGTACCGCGCGCTCGCCGAGCGGATCGAGGCCGCCGAGGCGGAGGCGACGCCCGACGACCGAATGTACATGTGA